The following are encoded together in the Triticum dicoccoides isolate Atlit2015 ecotype Zavitan chromosome 6B, WEW_v2.0, whole genome shotgun sequence genome:
- the LOC119323987 gene encoding uncharacterized protein LOC119323987, producing the protein MIMAARAAPPVLLLLLFFLVTASLLAVDASAAASAPGVNSPFVLAAARTQRKDPLDGLRYYTGGWNISSEHYWASVGFSAAPVFAAAGVWFAVFGAALFVAGCCYCCCPSRSTSYSRVALVVSLLLLLAFTAAAAIGCAVLYDGQGRFHGSTAATVDYVVKQSGYTVDNLRAFSGFLEAAKAAGVGPVSLPDDLKGRIDGVVRRVSSASDELASRTASNSAKIRDALDTIRKILIVLAAGMLILAFAGLVFSACGLESLVYVLVFLGWILVAATFVMCGTFLLLHNVVGDTCVAMGEWVRRPQEHTALDDILPCVDTAAATEALGRSKEVNYRLVDVLNGVISNVTNRDFPPQAPLSPPLYYNQSGPLLPLLCNPYTPDLRDRACAPGEVAGPDAARQAWGGRVCRTADAGGSGVCVTAGRLTPSMYAQMVGAANVSYGLSRYGPVLVDLADCAFVRRAFQAVGEDHCPGLRRYSEQVYRGLLTVAAAGLLSVLLWVVHSRERRKRSDAREVELMAPPPPFRYPLEEKALLHSPRRRPYM; encoded by the exons ATGATCATGGCGGCTCGCGCAGCTCCTCCCGTCCTACTGCTGCTCTTGTTCTTCCTCGTGACGGCGTCCCTGCTCGCCGTCGATGCGTCAG CGGCGGCGTCGGCGCCCGGCGTGAACTCCCCGTTCGTGCTCGCGGCGGCGCGGACGCAGCGGAAGGACCCGCTCGACGGGCTGAGGTACTACACCGGCGGCTGGAACATCAGCAGCGAGCACTACTGGGCC TCGGTGGGCTTCAGCGCGGCGCCGGTCTTCGCGGCGGCCGGAGTCTGGTTCGCCGTGTTCGGCGCCGCCCTGTTCGTCGCCgggtgctgctactgctgctgccccAGCCGCAGCACCTCCTACTCCCGCGTGGCCCTGGTCGTCTCGCTCCTGCTCCTCCTCGCCTTCACGGCCGCCGCCGC CATCGGATGCGCCGTCCTGTACGACGGGCAGGGCCGGTTCCATGGCAGCACGGCGGCGACGGTGGACTACGTGGTGAAGCAGTCGGGCTACACGGTGGACAACCTGCGGGCCTTCTCCGGGTTCCTGGAGGCTGCCAAGGCGGCCGGCGTGGGGCCCGTCTCGCTGCCCGACGACCTCAAGGGGAGGATCGACGGCGTCGTGCGCAGGGTGAGCTCCGCCTCCGACGAGCTCGCGTCCCGCACCGCCAGCAACTCCGCCAAGATCCGAGACGCGCTGGACACAAT AAGGAAGATCCTCATTGTTCTTGCAGCTGGGATGCTAATCCTCGCCTTCGCTGGCCTTG TGTTCTCGGCGTGTGGATTGGAGTCGCTGGTCTACGT GTTGGTGTTCCTCGGGTGGATTCTGGTTGCGGCAACGTTCGTGATGTGCGGCACGTTCCTCCTCCTGCACAA CGTGGTGGGGGACACGTGCGTGGCGATGGGCGAGTGGGTGCGGCGCCCGCAGGAGCACACGGCGCTGGACGACATCCTGCCGTGCGTCGACACGGCGGCCGCCACGGAGGCGCTCGGCCGGAGCAAGGAGGTGAACTACCGCCTCGTGGACGTGCTCAACGGCGTCATCTCCAACGTGACCAACCGCGACTTCCCGCCGCAGGCGCCGCTCTCGCCGCCGCTCTACTACAACCAGTCGGGGCCCCTCCTCCCGCTCCTCTGCAACCCGTACACGCCGGACCTCCGCGACCGCGCCTGCGCGCCCGGCGAGGTTGCCGGCCCGGACGCCGCGCGGCAGGCGTGGGGCGGCAGGGTGTGCCGAACGGCGGACGCTGGCGGGTCAGGGGTGTGCGTCACCGCCGGGCGATTGACGCCGTCCATGTACGCGCAGATGGTCGGCGCCGCCAACGTGAGCTACGGGCTGTCCCGCTACGGGCCGGTGCTGGTGGACCTGGCCGACTGCGCGTTCGTGCGCCGCGCGTTCCAGGCCGTCGGTGAGGACCACTGTCCCGGGCTGCGGAGGTACAGCGAGCAGGTGTACCGTGGCCTGCTGACCGTCGCGGCCGCTGGGCTGCTCTCGGTGCTGCTGTGGGTCGTGCACTCGAGGGAGAGGCGGAAGAGGAGCGACGCCAGGGAGGTGGAGCtcatggcgccgccgccgcccttcagGTACCCGCTGGAGGAGAAGGCGCTGCTGCACAGCCCCAGAAGAAGGCCGTACATGTGA